Proteins from one Falsirhodobacter algicola genomic window:
- a CDS encoding nickel/cobalt transporter, producing the protein MRLIGGIAAALVLMAVLIVLGQHYGLLALGWAAEGQQRVQTAMAGAVRAIKAGDPGALWLLTGLCGAYGFLHALGPGHGKVLLGGAALGTDVRPWRIFAIGAAASLAQAGAAILLVLVVLGAFRLTSAHATELAEGTLTLLSRAAVAAIGAVLIWRGLRLLRAAGQGDHHHHHHDHGPDCGCGHDAALKAGSLTTAREAAAMILSIAARPCTGAIFLLAVAWRFGIPGAGVLGVLAMGVGTAALNALAIGGGLLGRRLAGLGHRVGGHGRLAGVLQVAAGGAMAGLAALAMV; encoded by the coding sequence ATGCGACTGATCGGCGGGATTGCGGCGGCGCTGGTGCTGATGGCGGTGCTGATCGTGCTGGGCCAGCATTACGGCCTGCTGGCCCTTGGCTGGGCGGCGGAGGGACAGCAGCGGGTGCAGACGGCGATGGCGGGCGCGGTGCGGGCGATCAAGGCCGGCGATCCGGGCGCGCTGTGGCTGCTGACGGGGCTGTGCGGGGCCTACGGGTTCTTGCACGCGCTTGGTCCGGGGCATGGCAAGGTGCTGCTGGGGGGCGCGGCGCTTGGCACCGATGTGCGCCCGTGGCGGATCTTTGCGATCGGGGCGGCGGCGAGCCTTGCGCAGGCGGGGGCGGCGATCCTTCTGGTGCTGGTGGTTCTGGGGGCGTTCCGGCTGACCTCGGCCCATGCGACGGAACTGGCCGAGGGGACGCTGACGCTTCTGAGCCGCGCCGCCGTGGCCGCGATCGGGGCGGTGCTGATCTGGCGCGGGCTGCGGCTGCTGCGCGCGGCGGGGCAGGGGGATCACCATCATCATCACCACGATCATGGGCCCGATTGCGGCTGCGGCCACGATGCGGCGTTGAAGGCCGGGTCGCTGACCACGGCGCGCGAGGCGGCGGCGATGATCCTCAGCATCGCGGCGCGGCCCTGCACGGGGGCGATCTTCCTATTGGCGGTGGCGTGGCGCTTTGGGATTCCGGGCGCGGGCGTGCTGGGGGTTCTGGCGATGGGGGTCGGGACGGCGGCGCTGAACGCGCTGGCGATCGGCGGCGGCCTTTTGGGGCGGCGGCTGGCGGGGCTGGGCCACCGGGTGGGCGGGCATGGCCGTCTGGCCGGGGTGCTTCAGGTGGCGGCGGGCGGCGCGATGGCGGGCCTCGCGGCCCTTGCGATGGTGTAG
- a CDS encoding DoxX family protein, with product MNDALNLAGRVLIALLFLAGAAQKALDPAPVVEMIGSLGLPGALVWPVALLDAVAAVLLVTGPRVRTVAILAALYCIGTSWFHWQLRADPWQVTIVVKNWAIAGGLLVLAAAGPGRFAR from the coding sequence ATGAACGACGCGTTGAACCTTGCGGGCCGGGTGCTGATCGCCCTTCTGTTCCTTGCGGGGGCGGCGCAGAAGGCGCTCGATCCGGCGCCGGTGGTGGAAATGATCGGCAGCCTCGGCCTGCCGGGGGCGCTGGTCTGGCCGGTGGCGCTCTTGGATGCGGTGGCGGCGGTGCTGCTGGTGACGGGGCCGCGGGTGCGGACGGTGGCGATCCTCGCCGCGCTCTATTGCATCGGGACGAGCTGGTTTCATTGGCAGCTGCGGGCCGATCCGTGGCAGGTGACGATCGTGGTGAAGAACTGGGCGATCGCGGGCGGGCTTCTGGTGCTGGCGGCGGCGGGGCCGGGGCGGTTCGCGCGCTAG
- a CDS encoding NTP transferase domain-containing protein, which yields MTVTGILLAAGASRRFGPDCKLRALYRGRPLVAHAAAAMAAACPARIAVIADPALAPLLEGFRIIRIPPGGQAASLRAGIAALHGGNALVALADMPHVTADLLRAVAARVGHDLPAAATDGQRPMPPACFPPAWFARLAALQGDRGAGALLRDLPPGQLIHAPPAALIDIDHPEDLP from the coding sequence ATGACCGTCACCGGGATCCTTCTGGCCGCCGGTGCCTCGCGCCGCTTCGGGCCGGACTGCAAGCTGCGGGCGCTCTATCGGGGCCGCCCGCTCGTTGCGCATGCCGCCGCCGCGATGGCCGCCGCCTGCCCCGCGCGCATTGCCGTCATCGCCGATCCCGCCCTCGCCCCGCTGCTGGAGGGGTTCCGCATCATCCGCATCCCACCGGGCGGGCAAGCCGCCAGCCTGCGGGCCGGCATCGCCGCGCTTCATGGGGGGAACGCGCTGGTGGCGCTGGCCGATATGCCGCATGTCACGGCCGATCTCTTGCGCGCCGTCGCGGCCCGCGTGGGCCACGATCTGCCCGCCGCCGCCACCGATGGCCAGCGCCCGATGCCGCCCGCCTGCTTTCCGCCCGCATGGTTCGCGCGCCTTGCCGCGCTGCAGGGCGATCGGGGCGCGGGGGCGCTCTTGCGCGATCTGCCGCCGGGCCAGTTGATCCATGCGCCGCCCGCCGCCCTCATCGACATCGACCACCCCGAGGATCTGCCCTAG
- a CDS encoding XdhC family protein — translation MNTQAIPLPRAAAHPAAADALAFAAEAPERSVLAVITGTEGPSYRPPGAMMAFRGGQQAGSLSSGCVEADLALHAERALRDGPLRIRYGRGSPFLDIQLPCGGGLEIALIPRPDPALLAAVQADRRARRPTALQIGADLSLRADDPGQADGFRVDLPPEPRFAIFGKGPEAAVFAGLVHGAGYPHILLSPEEDTLAEARAAGCTVRALPRPALPDDLKIDARTAVVLFFHDHDWEPPVLMGALASPAFYIGAQGSQRARDARLAALRAEGADPASLARLRGPIGLIPSTREPRVLAVSVLAEILAAAA, via the coding sequence ATGAACACCCAAGCCATCCCCCTGCCCCGTGCCGCCGCCCATCCGGCCGCCGCCGACGCCCTCGCCTTCGCCGCCGAGGCGCCGGAGCGCAGCGTTCTGGCCGTGATCACCGGCACCGAGGGGCCGTCCTACCGCCCCCCCGGCGCGATGATGGCCTTTCGCGGCGGGCAGCAGGCCGGATCGCTCAGTTCGGGCTGCGTGGAGGCCGATCTCGCCTTGCATGCCGAACGCGCGCTGCGGGATGGGCCGCTGCGCATCCGCTATGGCCGCGGCTCGCCCTTTCTCGACATCCAGTTGCCCTGCGGCGGCGGGCTGGAGATCGCGCTGATCCCCCGGCCCGATCCCGCGCTTCTGGCGGCGGTGCAGGCCGACCGGCGGGCGCGGCGGCCGACCGCGCTTCAGATCGGGGCGGACCTTTCGCTCAGGGCTGACGATCCCGGTCAAGCCGACGGCTTTCGCGTCGACCTGCCGCCCGAACCGCGTTTCGCGATCTTCGGCAAAGGGCCGGAGGCGGCGGTCTTTGCCGGGCTCGTCCATGGCGCGGGCTATCCCCATATCCTCCTCTCCCCCGAGGAGGACACCTTGGCCGAGGCGCGCGCCGCCGGCTGCACCGTGCGCGCCCTGCCTCGCCCTGCTTTGCCGGACGATCTGAAGATCGACGCGCGCACGGCGGTGGTGCTCTTCTTTCACGATCACGATTGGGAGCCGCCGGTCCTGATGGGCGCGCTTGCCAGCCCCGCCTTCTATATCGGTGCCCAAGGATCGCAGCGCGCCCGCGACGCCCGCCTTGCCGCCCTGCGCGCCGAAGGGGCGGACCCGGCTTCCCTTGCCCGGCTGCGCGGGCCGATCGGGCTGATCCCCTCGACGCGCGAGCCGCGGGTGCTCGCCGTCTCGGTTCTGGCCGAAATCCTCGCCGCCGCCGCATGA
- a CDS encoding efflux transporter outer membrane subunit codes for MIRTSFPLRHAVRNGTALVLVAAVLAGCGAVDYTPPTAELPASFSADAPARDATRNQQWWAAFNDAQLNQMIQLGLARNLDVAQSIEAVNEARANARLAGAADTPVISTSASATRGDSDGTGVVTTQTSGTAEVSWMIDLFGRNANRRAQAGAELDSAYLSVDVARLTMMSAIANAYIDARYYQEAMALTRQSIESRQKSLELTQAQVEYGSAPRLDLVQAQQLVAQAQAQLPALEVGFDQSVNSLATLTNQRTAVLKGMMVRGAPQPRPRYSASVGVPAEAIRNRPDVIAAERDYAAAVYGIGVAKAAFYPSLSLSGSITPIDVSGSGSVKTWSFGPTLSLPIFNQTNNANLSITESRARQQNLNWNATVLDAIEEVENALAAYNRDGRNIAAQRRLVETAQETVDLARTSFEIGDTQFFTVLDAERTLLDARTSLAQAVRQQASNFVALSVATAGSGLGPRAPATSEASVQTAAAN; via the coding sequence ATGATCCGAACGTCTTTCCCCCTTCGACATGCGGTGCGCAACGGCACGGCGCTGGTGCTGGTCGCGGCGGTGCTGGCCGGGTGCGGCGCGGTGGATTACACGCCCCCCACGGCGGAACTTCCGGCCAGTTTCAGCGCCGATGCCCCGGCGCGCGATGCCACCCGCAATCAGCAGTGGTGGGCGGCGTTCAACGATGCGCAGCTGAACCAGATGATCCAGCTGGGGCTGGCGCGCAACCTCGACGTGGCCCAATCGATCGAGGCGGTGAACGAGGCGCGGGCCAATGCGCGCCTTGCGGGCGCGGCGGACACGCCCGTCATCAGCACCTCGGCCTCGGCCACGCGGGGCGACAGCGACGGCACCGGCGTCGTGACGACGCAGACCTCGGGCACGGCCGAAGTGTCGTGGATGATCGATCTGTTCGGGCGCAACGCCAACCGGCGCGCGCAGGCGGGGGCGGAACTCGATTCCGCCTATCTGTCGGTGGATGTGGCGCGCCTGACGATGATGAGCGCGATTGCCAACGCCTATATCGACGCGCGCTATTACCAAGAGGCGATGGCCCTGACGCGCCAGAGCATCGAGAGCCGCCAGAAATCGCTGGAACTGACGCAGGCGCAGGTTGAATACGGCAGCGCGCCGCGCCTCGATCTGGTGCAGGCGCAGCAGCTGGTGGCGCAGGCGCAGGCGCAGCTTCCGGCGCTGGAGGTCGGGTTCGATCAGTCGGTGAACAGCCTCGCGACGCTGACCAATCAGCGCACGGCGGTGCTGAAGGGGATGATGGTGCGCGGCGCGCCGCAGCCGCGGCCGCGCTATTCGGCCAGCGTCGGCGTTCCGGCCGAGGCGATCCGCAACCGTCCCGACGTGATCGCGGCCGAGCGTGATTACGCCGCCGCCGTCTATGGCATCGGGGTGGCGAAGGCGGCCTTCTATCCGTCGCTGTCGCTGTCGGGGTCGATCACGCCGATCGACGTGTCGGGTTCGGGCAGCGTTAAGACATGGAGCTTCGGCCCCACGCTGAGCCTGCCGATCTTCAACCAGACCAACAACGCCAACCTGTCGATCACGGAATCGCGGGCGCGGCAGCAGAACCTCAACTGGAACGCGACCGTCTTGGATGCGATCGAAGAGGTGGAGAACGCCTTGGCCGCCTACAACCGCGACGGGCGTAACATCGCGGCGCAGCGCCGACTGGTGGAAACGGCGCAGGAGACGGTGGATCTGGCGCGCACCAGCTTCGAGATCGGGGATACCCAGTTCTTCACCGTTCTGGACGCCGAGCGTACGCTGCTGGATGCCCGCACCTCGCTGGCGCAGGCGGTGCGCCAGCAGGCATCGAACTTCGTCGCGCTGAGCGTGGCGACCGCAGGTTCGGGCCTTGGCCCGCGCGCGCCGGCCACGTCCGAGGCTTCGGTGCAGACGGCGGCGGCGAACTGA
- the deoC gene encoding deoxyribose-phosphate aldolase produces the protein MDAQMIRDIIRSIDLTDLSPNADEAGILTLCDRAMAEGTAAVCIPAQFLFAAQKRLSGSGVQGATVVNFPGGDAPLEAVLEETRRALDLGAEEVDLVVPYALADAARTRDMVGAVREITGGIILKAILETGRLDPAQIRAQADAAICGGADFLKTSTGMVDVGATPEAAAILLEAIVASEAPVGLKVSGGIRTAEAAAGYLTQARAALGTSEPSRFRIGCSGLLNALTGGRAAQTGY, from the coding sequence ATGGACGCCCAGATGATTCGTGACATCATCCGCAGCATCGATCTGACCGACCTGTCCCCCAATGCCGACGAGGCCGGCATCCTGACGCTGTGCGACCGGGCCATGGCCGAGGGCACGGCGGCGGTCTGCATTCCCGCGCAGTTCCTGTTCGCGGCGCAAAAGCGCCTGTCGGGCAGCGGCGTGCAGGGGGCGACGGTGGTGAACTTCCCCGGCGGCGACGCCCCGCTGGAGGCGGTGCTGGAGGAGACGCGCCGCGCGCTCGATCTCGGGGCCGAGGAGGTCGATCTCGTGGTGCCCTATGCGCTGGCCGATGCGGCGCGTACGCGCGACATGGTGGGCGCGGTGCGCGAGATCACCGGCGGGATCATCCTGAAGGCGATCCTCGAGACGGGGCGGCTCGATCCGGCGCAGATCCGCGCGCAGGCCGATGCCGCGATCTGCGGCGGGGCCGATTTCCTGAAGACCTCCACCGGGATGGTGGATGTGGGCGCGACGCCCGAGGCGGCGGCGATCCTGCTGGAGGCGATCGTGGCCTCCGAGGCGCCGGTGGGCCTGAAGGTGTCGGGCGGGATCCGCACGGCCGAGGCGGCGGCGGGCTATCTGACGCAGGCGCGCGCCGCCCTTGGCACGAGCGAGCCGTCGCGGTTCCGCATCGGGTGTTCGGGGCTTTTGAACGCGCTGACCGGCGGGCGGGCGGCGCAGACGGGATATTGA
- a CDS encoding N-acetylmuramoyl-L-alanine amidase translates to MSLSPNHGPRRDGQKPALIVLHYTAMRDCAAAEARLCDPAAEVSAHWLIDRSGRTIALVDEDRRAWHAGAGSWQGRGDVNSRSIGIELDNDGASPFPEPQMAALERLLRAIMARWDIPPLGVIGHSDMAPDRKVDPGPRFDWRRLARQGLSVWPAPAAPGDTAAQLTAFGFPPGPDQLAAFRLRFRPGATGPLSAEDRALAAGLDALRPPA, encoded by the coding sequence CTGAGCCTTTCGCCCAATCACGGCCCCCGGCGCGATGGCCAGAAACCGGCGCTGATCGTGCTGCACTACACCGCCATGCGCGATTGCGCGGCCGCCGAGGCGCGGCTTTGCGATCCCGCGGCGGAGGTGTCGGCCCATTGGCTGATCGACCGGAGCGGGCGCACGATCGCCCTCGTCGACGAGGATCGCCGCGCATGGCATGCCGGGGCCGGCAGTTGGCAGGGGCGCGGCGATGTCAACTCCCGCTCCATCGGGATCGAGCTGGACAATGACGGCGCCTCCCCCTTTCCCGAACCCCAGATGGCCGCGCTGGAGCGTCTGCTGCGCGCGATCATGGCCCGCTGGGACATCCCGCCCCTCGGTGTGATCGGCCATTCGGACATGGCCCCGGACCGCAAGGTCGATCCCGGCCCGCGCTTCGATTGGCGGCGGTTGGCGCGTCAGGGACTGTCGGTCTGGCCCGCGCCCGCCGCACCGGGCGATACCGCCGCGCAGTTGACGGCCTTCGGCTTTCCCCCCGGCCCGGACCAGCTGGCCGCCTTCCGCCTGCGCTTCCGCCCCGGCGCGACCGGCCCGCTCAGCGCCGAGGACCGCGCCCTTGCGGCGGGGCTTGACGCCCTGCGCCCGCCCGCGTAA
- the gatA gene encoding Asp-tRNA(Asn)/Glu-tRNA(Gln) amidotransferase subunit GatA translates to MSANTLTIEAAREALRKREMTAVELTQSCLDAVEAGDALNAFVHKTPDIALEQARAADARLAAGDAPSLCGIPLGIKDLFCTKGVPSQAASNILRGFRPEYESTVTAKLFGEGAVMLGKLNMDEFAMGSSNETSCYGPAVNPWKVDARQLTAGGSSGGSAAAVAGDLCLGATGTDTGGSIRQPAAFTGIVGIKPTYGRVSRWGTIAFASSLDQAGPMTKSVRDAAIMLGAISGHDERDSTSADLAVPDFEAALTGDIRGRRIGIPREYRMDGMPAEIEALWSEGAQMLRDAGAEVVDISLPHTKYALPAYYVIAPAEASSNLARYDGVRYGHRATAEAGDTLIDMYEKTRAEGFGKEVQRRVMVGTYVLSAGFYDAYYNRARKVRALIKRDFETVFADGIDAILTPATPSAAFGLGEMADADPVAMYLNDVFTVTVNLAGLPGISVPVGRDAAGLPLGLQLIGKPWDEAGLLNHAYVLERAAGFVAKPQKWW, encoded by the coding sequence ATGAGCGCGAACACCCTGACGATCGAAGCCGCCCGCGAGGCGCTGCGCAAGCGCGAGATGACGGCGGTCGAACTGACGCAATCCTGCCTCGACGCCGTGGAGGCCGGGGACGCGCTGAACGCCTTCGTGCACAAGACGCCCGACATCGCGCTGGAGCAGGCCCGCGCCGCCGATGCGCGTCTGGCGGCGGGCGATGCGCCGTCGCTCTGCGGCATCCCGCTCGGGATCAAGGATCTCTTCTGCACCAAGGGCGTGCCCTCGCAGGCGGCGTCCAACATCCTGCGCGGCTTCCGGCCCGAATACGAATCCACCGTCACGGCCAAGCTGTTCGGCGAAGGCGCGGTGATGCTGGGCAAGCTGAACATGGACGAATTCGCCATGGGCAGCAGCAACGAAACCTCGTGCTACGGCCCGGCGGTGAACCCGTGGAAGGTCGATGCGCGCCAACTGACGGCGGGCGGCTCCTCGGGCGGGTCGGCGGCGGCGGTGGCGGGCGATCTCTGCCTCGGCGCGACGGGCACCGATACCGGCGGCTCCATCCGCCAGCCGGCGGCCTTCACCGGCATCGTCGGCATCAAACCGACCTATGGCCGCGTCAGCCGCTGGGGCACCATCGCCTTCGCTTCCTCGCTCGATCAGGCGGGGCCGATGACGAAATCGGTGCGCGACGCGGCGATCATGCTCGGGGCGATCTCGGGGCATGACGAACGCGATTCCACCTCCGCCGATCTGGCGGTCCCGGATTTCGAAGCGGCGCTGACCGGCGACATCCGCGGTCGCCGCATCGGCATCCCGCGCGAATACCGCATGGACGGCATGCCCGCCGAGATCGAGGCCCTGTGGTCCGAAGGCGCGCAGATGCTGCGCGATGCGGGCGCCGAGGTGGTGGACATCTCGCTGCCGCATACGAAATACGCCCTGCCCGCCTACTATGTCATCGCCCCGGCCGAGGCGTCGTCGAACCTCGCGCGGTATGACGGGGTGCGCTATGGCCACCGCGCCACCGCCGAGGCGGGCGACACCCTGATCGACATGTACGAAAAGACCCGCGCCGAAGGCTTCGGCAAAGAGGTTCAGCGCCGCGTCATGGTCGGCACCTATGTGCTGTCGGCGGGCTTCTACGACGCCTATTACAACCGCGCCCGCAAGGTCCGCGCCCTCATCAAGCGCGACTTCGAGACGGTGTTCGCGGATGGCATCGACGCGATCCTGACCCCGGCCACCCCCTCGGCGGCCTTCGGTCTGGGCGAGATGGCGGATGCCGATCCGGTGGCGATGTATCTCAACGACGTGTTCACCGTCACGGTGAACCTCGCCGGCCTGCCCGGCATCTCGGTCCCGGTGGGGCGCGATGCGGCGGGCCTGCCGCTGGGGCTGCAACTGATCGGCAAGCCGTGGGACGAGGCGGGGCTGCTCAATCACGCCTACGTGTTGGAGCGTGCCGCCGGATTTGTGGCCAAGCCACAAAAATGGTGGTAA
- the gatC gene encoding Asp-tRNA(Asn)/Glu-tRNA(Gln) amidotransferase subunit GatC: MSIDIETARKVAHLARIRVDESDLPALAGELSNILTFMEQLNEVDVDGVEPMTSVTPMRLKRRADVVTEGEMADKVLANAPDAREGFFAVPKVVE; the protein is encoded by the coding sequence ATGTCGATCGACATCGAGACCGCCCGTAAGGTGGCGCATCTGGCCCGCATCCGCGTGGACGAAAGCGATCTGCCCGCGCTGGCCGGCGAACTCAGCAACATCCTCACCTTCATGGAACAGCTGAACGAAGTCGACGTGGACGGCGTGGAGCCGATGACCTCGGTCACGCCGATGCGCCTCAAGCGCCGTGCCGACGTGGTAACCGAAGGCGAGATGGCCGACAAGGTATTGGCCAACGCCCCCGACGCCCGCGAGGGCTTCTTTGCCGTGCCGAAGGTGGTGGAATGA
- a CDS encoding DUF4153 domain-containing protein: MDHGLSKRAATALVGGAAGISYWVLHILAETAALPERVTLGLAGIAAAFFLGLLTLAGPLGLGRAALRVAGVALVAGLLLVAYSLRWSEAGDAILYGSPFFAYLAVVLIPLPFCIAGRNDAALFEQSWNIVLRYVVALLFTGLFWAMIYLSDALLGIVGIDWIGDLMNERFVSSVLFGGVFGLAVAVADEVTGRTTPLLALRLLRLLIPVVLVVLVIFIAALLLRGLSGAFGQLSTAGTLLGICIVIATLVSAAVERDDAHAETRRSMRWSARALAALLPVPAVLALWATGLRVAEYGWTPQRVAAVMLAGAAVAYGAVYLAAQARRDWSGAIRRGNRWLALMLLGMAVLWQTPLLDAQRISARDQAARMAAGEEVGARRSPFNRWGRAGEAVLPEQAGPKAEPRTLQDSIAIRPQEEAAAGARLLAGLAPDMRQRWTDLCGTAQPEDPPECVLVVGTFLPEEPGEQGLLVFFADASSRGLILRDGHTQEVTVDIFVPRHGAKVRSFHEDIRKLLDEGLDFAPEPRNALRLGGRLITLSP; encoded by the coding sequence ATGGATCACGGGTTGAGCAAACGGGCGGCGACGGCCCTCGTGGGCGGCGCGGCGGGGATCAGCTACTGGGTGCTGCATATCCTGGCCGAAACCGCCGCATTGCCCGAACGGGTGACGCTGGGCTTGGCCGGCATTGCGGCGGCGTTCTTTCTGGGGCTGCTGACGCTGGCCGGGCCGCTGGGGCTCGGGCGGGCGGCGCTGCGGGTGGCGGGGGTCGCGCTGGTGGCGGGGCTTCTGCTGGTGGCGTATTCGCTGCGCTGGAGCGAGGCGGGCGATGCCATCCTCTATGGCAGTCCGTTCTTTGCCTATCTGGCGGTGGTGCTGATCCCGCTGCCCTTCTGCATCGCGGGCCGGAACGATGCCGCCCTGTTCGAGCAGAGCTGGAACATCGTTCTGCGCTATGTCGTGGCGCTGCTGTTCACGGGGCTGTTCTGGGCGATGATCTACCTGTCGGATGCGCTGCTCGGCATCGTCGGGATCGACTGGATCGGGGATCTGATGAACGAGCGGTTCGTCTCCTCGGTGCTGTTCGGGGGGGTGTTCGGGCTGGCGGTCGCGGTTGCCGACGAGGTGACGGGCCGGACGACGCCGCTTCTGGCGCTGCGGCTGTTGCGGCTGCTGATCCCGGTGGTGCTGGTGGTGCTGGTGATCTTCATCGCGGCGCTGCTGTTGCGGGGGCTTTCGGGGGCGTTCGGGCAGCTTTCGACGGCGGGCACGCTCTTGGGCATCTGCATCGTGATCGCCACCCTCGTCAGTGCGGCGGTGGAGCGGGACGACGCCCATGCCGAAACGCGGCGGTCGATGCGGTGGTCGGCGCGGGCGCTGGCGGCGCTTTTGCCGGTTCCGGCGGTGCTGGCGCTGTGGGCGACGGGGCTGCGGGTGGCCGAATACGGCTGGACCCCGCAGCGCGTCGCGGCGGTGATGCTGGCGGGGGCGGCGGTGGCCTATGGCGCGGTCTATCTGGCGGCGCAGGCGCGGCGCGACTGGTCGGGGGCGATCCGGCGCGGCAACCGTTGGCTGGCGCTGATGCTGCTGGGAATGGCGGTGCTGTGGCAGACGCCGCTTCTGGATGCGCAGCGCATTTCGGCGCGCGATCAGGCCGCGCGCATGGCGGCGGGCGAAGAGGTCGGGGCGCGGCGGTCGCCCTTCAACCGCTGGGGCCGCGCCGGAGAGGCCGTCCTGCCGGAACAGGCCGGCCCAAAGGCCGAACCCCGCACCTTGCAGGACAGCATCGCCATCCGCCCGCAGGAGGAGGCCGCCGCCGGTGCGCGCCTTCTGGCGGGGCTGGCGCCCGATATGCGGCAAAGATGGACCGACCTGTGCGGCACGGCCCAGCCCGAGGATCCGCCCGAATGCGTGCTGGTGGTCGGCACCTTCCTGCCGGAGGAGCCGGGCGAGCAGGGGCTTCTGGTGTTCTTTGCCGACGCCTCGTCGCGGGGGCTGATCCTGCGGGATGGGCACACCCAAGAGGTGACGGTGGATATCTTCGTGCCCCGCCACGGCGCAAAGGTCCGCTCGTTCCACGAGGACATCCGTAAGCTGCTGGATGAGGGGCTGGACTTCGCACCCGAACCGCGCAACGCCTTGCGGCTTGGCGGAAGGTTGATCACCCTGTCCCCGTGA
- a CDS encoding EcsC family protein, with amino-acid sequence MPQRTALVPMSTDTEAEIAALARRAEQAGGPLMKVVSFAGTRAEGLMERIPMPVRERIEEATAFALRRCYGFAAAARGARLPDAGRHGHRVAAVLSGGLGGFGGLASSVVELPATVSIFFAAIQKVAASYGFDPEDEAVRVECLRVFGSGTPFEEDDGVNTAFLASRIALTGAGAQGLIASVAPRLAAVLSQKLAAQTVPLLGAATGAAVNLAFITYYQELAHVRFGLLKLAKDHPEGEVMESFRAAAARPVRR; translated from the coding sequence ATGCCACAACGAACCGCCCTTGTTCCCATGTCGACCGATACCGAGGCCGAGATCGCCGCCCTTGCGCGCCGGGCCGAGCAGGCCGGCGGCCCGCTGATGAAGGTCGTCAGCTTTGCCGGCACCCGCGCCGAGGGGTTGATGGAGCGCATTCCAATGCCCGTGCGTGAACGTATCGAAGAGGCGACGGCCTTTGCGCTGCGGCGCTGCTATGGCTTTGCGGCGGCGGCGCGCGGCGCGCGGCTGCCCGATGCCGGGCGGCACGGGCACCGGGTGGCGGCGGTGCTGTCGGGGGGGCTCGGGGGCTTCGGCGGGCTGGCAAGTTCGGTGGTGGAACTGCCCGCCACGGTGTCGATCTTCTTTGCCGCGATCCAGAAGGTCGCCGCCAGCTATGGCTTCGATCCCGAGGACGAGGCGGTGCGCGTCGAATGTCTGCGCGTCTTCGGCTCCGGCACCCCGTTCGAGGAGGATGACGGCGTGAACACCGCGTTCCTGGCCAGCCGCATCGCGCTGACGGGGGCGGGGGCGCAGGGGCTGATCGCCTCGGTCGCGCCGCGCCTTGCGGCGGTGCTGAGCCAGAAGCTGGCGGCGCAGACCGTCCCGCTGCTGGGGGCGGCGACGGGGGCGGCGGTGAACCTTGCCTTCATCACCTATTATCAGGAACTGGCGCATGTGCGCTTCGGCCTCTTGAAACTGGCCAAGGATCACCCCGAGGGCGAGGTGATGGAATCCTTCCGCGCCGCCGCCGCCCGGCCCGTCCGCCGTTAG